TATTTGACAAATTATCAACAAGCAAAGGTGTTTTCAGATTGGTGTTTTCAAGCAAGGGTGTTTCTCTTACTGTTCTACACTGCCATAGTACCATAAGTacaaatttatttatgaaaatgatgtgttaTTGGGTCTCATTTTGGTTATTGTGATTACCAGTACAAAAACTTTAGGTTAGTGTGATTACCTGTACTGAAACCTTCTATTTGTGTGATTACCTGTACAGAAACCTTTGGTCAGTGTGGTTACCTCTACTGAAACCTTCAGTTTGTGTGATTACCTGTACTGAGACCTTTGGTTAGTGTGATTATACTAGACCTTAGTGCAGAATGTTTCCACACTGGAAAACATCACGCATGAAATAAGGGCTTGTTTCTACACAGCGATTCTGTGTGTTGCTTTTACATGTTGATCTCATGTGTTAATGATCTACTTCAGAAGCCGCGCATTAATTAACAGAACAGGAAAAACAAGTCTCTGTGGTTCAGTGCGTAACCACTTCCCACAAACATTCCAGTTGCACTCACGTTTACTTTGAAGTGAAGCACTTCTAGAGTGAAACTCTAAGAGATCAGAAATTTTTGTGCTCCTCATACACAATACTTTGCAGGATCCAACTTCTTAGCCTTCACAAATTTTTGGCTAGCAAATAATCATAGTTTCTCAGGTGTGATTTTTATGActactgttgtttttgtttttgttttttttattttgttttggttatagAACGTGACGTGCATGAGCGGGACAGGATATGGAGGCCGTACAGCCCTTGCTTGCTAAAAAGATCGTTTAAATTGTGCAGACATTGTTCAGAGATTGGGGGAGTCCTGTCTTCTTCCCTTTTAAGCAGCATTTGCATTGAATGCATCTGCATGCTTGTAATCAGAAACCCAGTCCTGTCAAATTATTCTATTGTAACTTTATATGAGAGCTTTGGATTTCTTCAGTACACATACAACCAAACGAATCAGTCAAATGACCTCCAGAAAAACATtacacattgctgtggaggtaATTTATTGCAGTGATCAAAATAAGAATATTCATCATGGAATATGAGGAAGTCATTAAGGAAGGGGTGTGGCCTGAAACGGCTCTGCATACTTACAGTAAACAACAAGGaacagggaagaaaatatctTGGGTCATTGTAATTCATCGTAATCTTcttgtttctgattggtgggGAAGTACTGTGGGCTGTGCCTAATTTTCGAGACACAGTTCTGTGATCACATCGGTTCTGAAAAGCGTCTTTTTTGGTATTATGCTTTGTGTCTTCTATTTTAGTTTTTCACCCCAAAGCTGAAGTTTCTTCTCTTcctaaatatgtacagtattccAATATTTTATCTCCAAGAGTGAGCATGAGTCTGCATCCCCGAGGCCTTGTTCTTTTAACCGTGTGAAATGTgatatcacaaaaatgttatgaaagATGTGATtagaactgaacattctaatgctgatgtaacgatcaCTTCTGGTAATTGAGAGCAATGGAGCTCTGGAACACTGGCTTCTGAATTCcaaataaacattccaaaaaaactactCTATAAAAGGTTAAAAATTACACTTCTTCTCATGTCCTGCCAGGGTCCAGTTCTGACAACATTTCTCAAGCAAtgccaggctctgctgcagcttTTGTTCTGTGGGTGGTTGCAGAACAATAAGCAGCATTTGTCATGAAGGGTGAACCCTAGGATAAAGATTGCTCCAATATCATAGCCAATTTAGGTAGCAGTTTAGCAGTTTTGTGTTCCAGCATTTAGCGCTAAATGGTTCTCGATTCTCTGTTTGCACTCTGCAGAGAGTAAAGAGCTGAGGATTGTTCTGCTGGGAGGAAGATGGGgtgggaagagttcagcaggaaacaccatcctgggaGAAGAGAGGTTCGAATCCGGAAGACAAAGAACAGCAAAGAGCGACGACCGGCATGCAACAGTGGCTGGCAGGAAGCTGATCCTGGTTGATACGCCCGGGTGGAAAGGTCATTTATCTCTCAGGGAAACCACAGAGGCGGACAGACGAGAGATCAAGCAAAGTGTGTGCAAGTGCCCTCCCGGACCCCACGCCTTCCTCCTGGTTGTTCCTGTGGATTCAGCCTTCACCGAGGAACACAGGAGATCGCTGGTGGACCACCTGACGCTCCTGGGCGACAAAGTCTGGAAATACTCTATGGTGCTGTTCACCTGCGGTGACTGGCTGAGAGAAAAAAGCATCGAGGAGCACATAGAGACAGAAGGAGATGCTCTGCAATGGCTGACAGATAAATGCAGAAATAGATTCCATATTCTCAACAACAAGAACAGGGAAGATCCCACTCAGGTCTCACAGCTGCTGGACAAGATTGAGGAGATGGTGGCAGAAAAcaatggcggccattttgaagtTGATGAAAGCACTCGTCAAATGATCCTGACGAAGAAGATGGAGGTGGAAGCAAAGGCAACAGAAAGGAAgatgcagacagacaaacgCAGAGAGGAGCTGAGTAGACTCCTCCAGGGTAAGGTCACTTCCACATGACTCAGATGCAGAGCAAATGGCTCCAAAATTACTGCAAAAAATAGTTGACTTTATATGTAAATGACTCTAAATATTAGCTTCTCAGGATATGCCCTTTAAAACATTGCCATCAAAAGTTCTTAATCTTGTGCTCTCGTGCCTTCTCTCAGCTGTCTCTAcagttgtcatttttcagttttctttctttcagggGCAGAGCAGCCCACAGAACTCAGGGTGGTTCTGCTGGGGAGCAGAAACGCTGGAAAGAGCGCGTCGGGGAACACAATCCTGGGCAGCGAGGAGTTTGACATTAAGAAAGGGACCTTGAAGTCTGTGGTGAAACGCGCTTGTGTGGAAGGGACGCCCATAACCATAGTCGACACTCCCGGCTGGTGGCAAGGTTTCTCTGTCCGCGACACTACCAAGCAGGGGAAACAGGAACTGACACGCAGTGCGTCTCTGTGTCCGCCAGGACCCCATGTCTTCCTGCTGGTCATCGACACGGATGTGGCCTTCACCGAGAGGCAAAGAGAAGCTGTGGAGGAACACCTTCAGCTCATCAGTGGGCGTGCCTGGAACCGCACCATGATTTTATTCTCCAGAGCTGATTGGCTCGGAGCCAAGTCCATCGAGCAGCACAtagaggaggaagggaaggcTCTTCAGTGGCTGGTGGAGAAGTGTGGGAACAGGTACCACGCCCTCGACAACAAGAACAAGGACAACAAGGCTCAGGTGGCAGAGCTGCTGCAGAAGATGAAGGAGGTGGTGGCGGGAAATGGCGGGAGCTTCCATGAGGTGGATGGGAGAGCCCTGCAGTCCATCGAGGAGGACAGGAAGGCCGTGGAGGAGAAAGCCAAGCGGAGGATGACAAAAGCCAAGGAACAGAGGAAGAGATTCCAAGGTGAGTTCATTTTCAATGTCATGACTGCACGTGGTCAAGGTAAGAGTGGAACGTAGTTGCAGAACTGTAATATGATCTTGAACTTTCATATCCTGAAAGTAAATTGTAAAGAGCTGACTTTGATGGGTTCTCACTTAAAAGAACTCCCCTCAGCTGTGGTGAAACTCTATATGGTGGTGAGGATAAGCAATGACTGTCTGTTTCATGTTGATTGACATTGTAGGGACAAACATCCATCTTCCTGAGATGAAGGTGGTCCTGATGGGGCAGAAATCATCGGGGAAGAACGCGGTGGGGACGACCATGTTGGACCGGGATGCGTTCCCCAGCTGCGAAACCGCGTGTTGTGAGATAGAAGAGGGCGTGGTTTTTGGGAGACGGCTCACAGTTGTGAACACCCCAGGCTGGTGGGATAATTCGGCAAGGTGCACCTTGGAGCAGGACAAAGAGATCATGAGGGGACTGTCTCTGTGCCTCCCAGGGCCCCATACTGTCCTCCTGGTCATCCCTGTAGACGTGGcctacagagagagacacaggagggcGCTGGAGGACCACCTGTGCTGTCTCGGTGAGGACGTCTGGAGACACACCATCGTGCTGTTCACCTACGGGGACAGACTGGGAGAGACGAGCATGGAGCAGCACATAGAGAGGGAGGGCTGGCCCCTCCAGTGGGTGGTGGAGAAATGCGGGAACAGGTACCAGCTCTTCAACAACAAGAACAGGGGCGATGGCGCTCAGGTggcagagctgctggagaagatggaggagatggTGGCGGGAAATGATGGGGAGCAGTTCTCTCCTGACATGAGTCAGGTCTACCGCGAGGTGGAGAACGAGCTGAAGAGGAAGGTGGCTGAGGAAATGAAAGTATGCTATGTGGAGGAAATGAACTGGAGGGAAAAAGAACTGAAAGAACAATTTGAGGAggaatggaggaggagagagaaagaactcTTTGAGAAGTTTGGAGACTCATCAGTGAAAGGCAAACAGCCagctaaattaaaaatcaagCCTTCCACTGCTCTGTCCTGTGAGTACACTGATAACGTTGTAAAATTGTGTGTACACTACACTACTTTTCATCTAATTTATTCTCTCTTCAAGAGCACCCATTAAAAATGTCACTCACTTCAATCAGTTCCCCAGGGACCCACCCCACCTGATTTGGCTCTTGATTTGCCTAATTTTAAggtcatgaaaataaatggcttttatttatcaatacattttaatgcattgatgagaataaaaatccAGATCAATACTCAATCATAAGCTCTGCATAATTAAGTGATAGCtccactgaaacaaaaacaaaaattaacagtCTGAGAGCCGCTGACGTAGTCAGAGCACCCCAGGGTGGAACTTAAATAGGCTTCTCTGAAATTTCTGTCTGTAGATTTGACATAATGGAACCTAACTATTCTAGAATAGAACACAAGGCAACTATTGGTTGATTTATACAGGAAGTTACACGGCATACTCCTACTCTCAGGCAGTTCCTTAAAGTCAGACCTGGAGGATCTGTCAGATTGAAAAGTAAATGCATTAATGTTGTGTTTTACagcaaaggaaagaaaaattcGGAAGGAACAGAGAAAGAATGAGGAGAAGACAAGTCAAGACAACTACCCGCAAAAACGTGAGTCATATCACTCATCAGCTGTGTTAGGACTCCATCTGCATAGTCTACCTGTAGCTCATCAGCTGTGTGAGACCTTCATCTGCATGGTCTACCTGTAGCTCATCAGCTGTGTTAGGCCACCATCTGCATGGTCTACCTGTATGTGCTACATCTGGAGCAGAGTGTTGGCGGAATGTTAGAACTGGGATTGATACAGTCACTCCCCTAGCATTCCAAGTCTGTCTCATTGTGGGCATCAGCAGGTTATTTCAGTTAGGTGCATGTTAATCCTGTGGAAACGCATGTATAGATGCCTGTGCTGACTGAACCTGTTGctgtgtgattggacagtgagCGAAGGGATGGTCTCTCAGAGTCGAGGCTGGAAACTCCGTTTCTGGATGAGGAACAGCCTTGAGTTTGGCCCACCCAGCAGTAAGTGATGCTTACTGATGTGTTAGTGATGTACATTCACATTATAGTTTTGCAGAAACGCATGTGTAGCTGCCAGTCATAACCAAGCCTGTTGCTGTGTGGTTTCACAGTGAGTGAAGGGATGGATTCTCAGAATAGCAGCTCGAACCTGCATTTCCGGAGGAGAAACAGCCTTGAGTTTGGCCCACCCAGCAGTAAGTGATGCATCTGAAGCATCCCCCATCTGCACACACATCAGCCTACATATACAATATTCCACATACGGTACATACATTCCGTATAGCCCATTAATATTCCATAGAGCCTACTTATATTCTTCTGTGTGTTTCATTGTTCTACATCTGACAGAGTTTACGTTCAATAATTTCAGCCCAAAACAGGTTTTATTCTGGGTACATCCCGCACCAGGGATCTACACCTAACGTAAAAATCAGGCTAATGatatcaaaatgttttcattctggCAAACTGAAATCACACGTCTCAGACACATGCCCTCATCAATGAACatgttactcacacacacacgcacgcacgcacacacacacacacacaaagtacattTAGAGAAGAACTTCCATAAGTAGgctacacttttaaaaaaatactcagTAAAACTTCAAAATCAAAGGTAACTGATGTAGTCCTTATTGTGAGTcgttaaaatattttcttcccaAAAATCAGTAAagatttttgtgtgtctgtatcatTCATTAATTCCTCAGTAAATGCAATCAATTATTAATCTCCACCATTTAACtgcaataaacacacactgaatatCCTATTTTTGGTGAAGTTGTGCACATTCACATTATAGTTTTGCAGACACACATGTGCAGCTGTCAGTCATAACTGAGCCTGTTGCTGTGTGGTTTGACAGTAGGTGGCAGCACTGAGCAGATGTGGACAGAGAGCACTACAGGCCCGCAGGAAGCCCTGAGGAAGAGACGCCAGTCTTGGTCGCCCTCCACCTTCTCAACCGCCTCGACTGGACAAGATTCCGGAATTACTTCCCGCTTGGGTTCCCTTCGGTCCTTAACCATCTCGGAGTACCCGGCCGAGAGCGACGCAGCACTTCCTCCCGGCACAGGAAGCCGGTAGCAGAGGCAGGACACTAGGGACTCACTTCTCTCAGAAGGGGGCAGT
This is a stretch of genomic DNA from Anguilla rostrata isolate EN2019 chromosome 4, ASM1855537v3, whole genome shotgun sequence. It encodes these proteins:
- the LOC135254186 gene encoding GTPase IMAP family member 8-like isoform X2; the protein is MKESKELRIVLLGGRWGGKSSAGNTILGEERFESGRQRTAKSDDRHATVAGRKLILVDTPGWKGHLSLRETTEADRREIKQSVCKCPPGPHAFLLVVPVDSAFTEEHRRSLVDHLTLLGDKVWKYSMVLFTCGDWLREKSIEEHIETEGDALQWLTDKCRNRFHILNNKNREDPTQVSQLLDKIEEMVAENNGGHFEVDESTRQMILTKKMEVEAKATERKMQTDKRREELSRLLQGAEQPTELRVVLLGSRNAGKSASGNTILGSEEFDIKKGTLKSVVKRACVEGTPITIVDTPGWWQGFSVRDTTKQGKQELTRSASLCPPGPHVFLLVIDTDVAFTERQREAVEEHLQLISGRAWNRTMILFSRADWLGAKSIEQHIEEEGKALQWLVEKCGNRYHALDNKNKDNKAQVAELLQKMKEVVAGNGGSFHEVDGRALQSIEEDRKAVEEKAKRRMTKAKEQRKRFQGTNIHLPEMKVVLMGQKSSGKNAVGTTMLDRDAFPSCETACCEIEEGVVFGRRLTVVNTPGWWDNSARCTLEQDKEIMRGLSLCLPGPHTVLLVIPVDVAYRERHRRALEDHLCCLGEDVWRHTIVLFTYGDRLGETSMEQHIEREGWPLQWVVEKCGNRYQLFNNKNRGDGAQVAELLEKMEEMVAGNDGEQFSPDMSQVYREVENELKRKVAEEMKVCYVEEMNWREKELKEQFEEEWRRREKELFEKFGDSSVKGKQPAKLKIKPSTALSSKERKIRKEQRKNEEKTSQDNYPQKLSEGMVSQSRGWKLRFWMRNSLEFGPPSMSEGMDSQNSSSNLHFRRRNSLEFGPPSIGGSTEQMWTESTTGPQEALRKRRQSWSPSTFSTASTGQDSGITSRLGSLRSLTISEYPAESDAALPPGTGSR
- the LOC135254186 gene encoding GTPase IMAP family member 8-like isoform X1 yields the protein MATDSSLLRNDESKELRIVLLGGRWGGKSSAGNTILGEERFESGRQRTAKSDDRHATVAGRKLILVDTPGWKGHLSLRETTEADRREIKQSVCKCPPGPHAFLLVVPVDSAFTEEHRRSLVDHLTLLGDKVWKYSMVLFTCGDWLREKSIEEHIETEGDALQWLTDKCRNRFHILNNKNREDPTQVSQLLDKIEEMVAENNGGHFEVDESTRQMILTKKMEVEAKATERKMQTDKRREELSRLLQGAEQPTELRVVLLGSRNAGKSASGNTILGSEEFDIKKGTLKSVVKRACVEGTPITIVDTPGWWQGFSVRDTTKQGKQELTRSASLCPPGPHVFLLVIDTDVAFTERQREAVEEHLQLISGRAWNRTMILFSRADWLGAKSIEQHIEEEGKALQWLVEKCGNRYHALDNKNKDNKAQVAELLQKMKEVVAGNGGSFHEVDGRALQSIEEDRKAVEEKAKRRMTKAKEQRKRFQGTNIHLPEMKVVLMGQKSSGKNAVGTTMLDRDAFPSCETACCEIEEGVVFGRRLTVVNTPGWWDNSARCTLEQDKEIMRGLSLCLPGPHTVLLVIPVDVAYRERHRRALEDHLCCLGEDVWRHTIVLFTYGDRLGETSMEQHIEREGWPLQWVVEKCGNRYQLFNNKNRGDGAQVAELLEKMEEMVAGNDGEQFSPDMSQVYREVENELKRKVAEEMKVCYVEEMNWREKELKEQFEEEWRRREKELFEKFGDSSVKGKQPAKLKIKPSTALSSKERKIRKEQRKNEEKTSQDNYPQKLSEGMVSQSRGWKLRFWMRNSLEFGPPSMSEGMDSQNSSSNLHFRRRNSLEFGPPSIGGSTEQMWTESTTGPQEALRKRRQSWSPSTFSTASTGQDSGITSRLGSLRSLTISEYPAESDAALPPGTGSR